A genomic window from Candidatus Pelagisphaera phototrophica includes:
- the ybeY gene encoding rRNA maturation RNase YbeY, translating to MNESPNESKRVSVNSLCPALSFNDQEIERMFAILDEFGRFDPPAGEISIAFVSKSEISRIHEVFMQNDSPTDVITFSGDPDDGTAGEICVCPTIAQSYAKENDKDFAEELTLYLTHGYLHLCGFEDIEDDDKIEMRNAEQVALKTLVEQRAMPNFSLRL from the coding sequence ATGAACGAAAGTCCGAACGAGTCGAAGCGGGTGTCGGTCAATAGCCTTTGCCCTGCTCTCAGTTTCAACGATCAGGAAATCGAGCGAATGTTCGCCATCCTAGACGAGTTTGGCAGATTCGATCCCCCGGCAGGCGAGATCTCGATCGCTTTCGTATCCAAATCTGAGATATCTCGCATTCATGAAGTATTCATGCAGAACGATTCCCCGACTGATGTCATCACATTCTCAGGAGACCCCGATGACGGCACGGCGGGCGAGATCTGCGTTTGCCCCACAATAGCTCAAAGCTACGCAAAGGAAAACGACAAAGATTTCGCCGAAGAGCTAACCCTCTATCTCACCCATGGATATTTGCATCTATGCGGTTTCGAAGATATCGAGGACGATGACAAAATCGAAATGCGCAACGCAGAACAGGTCGCTCTGAAAACGCTCGTAGAACAGCGCGCAATGCCCAATTTCTCGCTAAGACTTTAG
- a CDS encoding HD family phosphohydrolase has translation MPLSEQFRALLNRFFRKKRKKRKTEASSSFLIFLENSRAISIAIFAITVASIVVTSFMGIKPSGFQFLPNQLATIRIVAAEDFTYQSAILTERKREQLLTEVPPVYSTDMQYFTTFSAHVNILLEAMDKFATLEQDLSASGAQSYIQEITETFNAKGNYRLSASDLTTILEFSDARTRRDLIETGLISLRESYKIGIYDKEDSNFDFGEDSVALFKTDNEVSQRRIESTDDALTMLRVALNAENVPPRVSSAFSRLFRDGVRPNFKRDETEILALRQKMLESLQPVIIRVEKGASIIEPNTRVIPEQYEQHLAYIRHLDGKDVDTIDFQLIGRALMVLAMLTAATFYIRLEDRATLLSNGRLGLLALVVVCNLALVRLCFEFGNLDQFLYDSSLSAILPYITPTALAPLIIAILMGSGPGLLTAMVVSLFSAVMFGNRLELMVMTFLASCVAIFICRNIRKRGRVVTAGFAGGLCISLFTFLYNWADGLPVATIFHQVSAAAITGLLQGVVIVGVLPILETLFKRTTNITLLELSDYNHPLLRRMQLEAPGTWHHSLMVANLAENACNAIKGNALLARVSCMFHDIGKMIKPEYFTENQLDGHNPHDEKTASFSALVIKSHVKEGVDLGLTFKLPRPIIDVIRQHHGTNLIRFFYHKAVQQAGEDESGKSKVLESTYRYDGPKPQFKESAVILLADSLEAASRSLPKVTPQSIEELVERIFKSNIDDGQLDECAITMAELAKIKESFIFTLINSLHTRIAYPGSKEQDTTSAKKTTHERKSERVEAGVGQ, from the coding sequence ATGCCTCTATCTGAGCAGTTCAGAGCGCTTCTAAATCGATTCTTCCGAAAAAAGCGGAAGAAGCGGAAAACTGAGGCGTCTTCTTCTTTCCTCATCTTTTTGGAAAATAGCCGGGCTATATCCATCGCGATTTTCGCGATTACCGTAGCTTCAATCGTCGTGACTAGCTTTATGGGCATAAAGCCCTCGGGGTTTCAGTTTCTCCCCAATCAGTTGGCAACCATACGCATCGTCGCCGCAGAGGACTTCACTTACCAAAGTGCCATCCTAACCGAACGGAAGCGCGAGCAACTCCTCACCGAGGTCCCTCCTGTCTACAGTACCGACATGCAGTATTTCACAACCTTTAGTGCTCATGTAAATATACTGCTCGAGGCGATGGATAAATTCGCGACGTTGGAACAAGACCTCTCCGCTAGCGGCGCTCAAAGCTATATCCAGGAAATCACAGAGACTTTCAACGCAAAGGGGAACTACCGGCTCTCGGCATCGGACTTAACCACGATTCTGGAATTTTCCGATGCCCGAACCCGCCGAGACCTGATCGAAACCGGCCTAATCAGCCTCAGAGAGAGCTATAAGATCGGGATCTACGACAAAGAGGACTCCAATTTCGATTTTGGCGAGGATTCGGTCGCTCTCTTCAAGACCGACAACGAAGTAAGCCAGCGACGTATCGAATCTACCGACGATGCGTTGACCATGCTGCGGGTCGCTCTGAATGCGGAAAACGTCCCTCCCAGAGTTTCGAGCGCCTTTAGCAGGCTCTTCCGAGATGGCGTGCGTCCCAATTTCAAGCGCGATGAAACGGAGATTCTAGCTTTGCGGCAAAAGATGCTCGAGTCCCTGCAACCTGTAATCATTCGTGTTGAAAAAGGCGCTAGTATTATCGAACCCAATACCCGAGTTATACCGGAGCAGTATGAACAACACCTTGCATACATCCGCCATCTTGACGGAAAGGACGTTGACACAATCGACTTTCAGTTAATCGGCAGAGCGTTGATGGTATTGGCGATGCTCACAGCCGCCACGTTCTATATTAGACTCGAAGACCGAGCAACCCTGCTCAGCAACGGCCGACTCGGACTGCTAGCCCTCGTAGTTGTGTGCAATCTGGCTCTCGTGCGCCTTTGCTTCGAATTCGGCAATCTCGATCAGTTTCTTTACGACAGTAGTTTGTCCGCGATTCTTCCCTACATCACTCCTACGGCACTCGCTCCGTTGATTATTGCCATACTAATGGGAAGTGGTCCCGGACTCTTGACCGCCATGGTCGTCAGCCTCTTTTCCGCTGTCATGTTCGGCAACCGGCTTGAGCTAATGGTGATGACTTTCCTGGCCTCTTGCGTCGCTATTTTCATTTGTCGCAATATTCGAAAGAGAGGGCGCGTCGTAACCGCAGGTTTCGCGGGAGGCCTCTGCATCTCACTCTTCACTTTCCTCTACAACTGGGCCGACGGTCTTCCTGTAGCCACAATTTTCCACCAAGTATCCGCAGCCGCCATAACCGGCCTCCTTCAGGGAGTGGTCATTGTGGGAGTCCTGCCCATTCTCGAGACCCTATTCAAGCGGACAACCAACATCACGCTGCTGGAGTTGAGTGACTACAACCACCCATTGCTGCGGCGCATGCAACTTGAAGCGCCGGGAACCTGGCATCATAGTCTGATGGTTGCCAACTTGGCGGAAAATGCCTGCAACGCTATCAAAGGCAACGCCCTACTCGCACGTGTAAGTTGTATGTTCCACGATATCGGAAAGATGATCAAGCCGGAGTACTTTACCGAGAACCAGCTAGATGGCCACAACCCGCACGACGAAAAAACGGCTTCCTTCAGTGCTCTCGTGATCAAGAGCCATGTCAAAGAAGGTGTGGACCTTGGACTCACCTTCAAGCTGCCCCGTCCCATCATCGATGTTATACGTCAGCATCACGGAACTAACCTGATACGCTTCTTCTACCACAAAGCTGTGCAGCAAGCGGGGGAAGACGAATCCGGGAAAAGCAAAGTTCTGGAATCGACCTATCGCTACGACGGGCCCAAGCCACAGTTTAAGGAAAGCGCGGTTATCCTACTCGCTGACTCCCTCGAGGCTGCGAGCCGATCTCTGCCGAAAGTGACGCCCCAAAGTATTGAGGAACTGGTTGAACGAATTTTCAAATCCAATATCGATGACGGGCAACTGGATGAATGCGCGATCACTATGGCGGAACTCGCCAAAATCAAAGAGAGTTTTATATTTACTCTGATCAATTCGCTCCATACGCGAATCGCTTACCCCGGATCCAAAGAGCAGGATACCACATCCGCTAAAAAGACAACGCATGAACGAAAGTCCGAACGAGTCGAAGCGGGTGTCGGTCAATAG
- a CDS encoding PhoH family protein, translating into MGTRKLHFENPKQLTLLYCSREENLRMIESHLNVRIVTRDGWLQVDGEEEAIEKVEAIMILLQDARSQGLKIRNPDFKNVLEGVVAGREEELRALFDKSCVIQTRRSTIVPKTLGQKKYLQSIFENDIVFGIGPAGTGKTYLAMASAVAKLLDGSIKRLILSRPAVEAGETLGFLPGDLQEKILPYLRPLHDALYDMIDRDDVAKLIEKGVIEIAPLAYMRGRTLSDSFIILDEAQNTTPEQMMMFLTRLGNESKMVITGDITQIDIPRSKTSGLLEIRKILKSLQGISFHEFGASDVVRHHLVQKIVEAYDAYRNPSDV; encoded by the coding sequence ATGGGTACACGGAAACTACATTTTGAAAATCCAAAGCAGCTGACGCTGCTCTACTGCAGCAGGGAGGAGAATCTTCGCATGATCGAATCCCATCTTAACGTCCGTATCGTAACGCGAGATGGCTGGCTGCAAGTCGATGGCGAGGAAGAAGCAATCGAGAAGGTAGAAGCAATCATGATCTTGTTGCAGGATGCACGCTCACAAGGACTTAAGATTCGTAACCCTGACTTCAAGAACGTGCTTGAAGGGGTCGTTGCCGGTCGAGAGGAGGAACTTAGGGCTTTGTTTGACAAAAGCTGTGTCATCCAGACACGCCGCTCGACCATCGTACCTAAGACGCTGGGCCAGAAGAAATACCTCCAGTCTATATTCGAAAATGACATCGTCTTCGGCATCGGACCGGCGGGCACGGGAAAAACCTACCTCGCTATGGCATCGGCGGTCGCTAAGCTGCTGGACGGCAGCATCAAGCGACTGATTCTAAGTCGACCTGCCGTGGAAGCGGGAGAAACACTGGGATTCTTGCCCGGTGACCTACAAGAGAAGATCCTCCCTTATCTAAGACCCTTACACGACGCGCTTTACGATATGATTGATCGTGATGATGTGGCTAAACTCATCGAAAAGGGGGTTATCGAGATCGCTCCCCTCGCCTACATGAGAGGCAGGACGCTGAGCGATTCCTTCATAATCTTGGATGAAGCCCAAAATACCACCCCTGAGCAGATGATGATGTTTCTGACTCGCTTGGGAAATGAAAGTAAAATGGTAATTACCGGCGATATCACTCAAATTGACATTCCCCGCTCCAAAACATCCGGTCTCCTAGAAATTAGAAAAATACTCAAGTCGTTACAGGGCATTAGCTTCCATGAATTTGGAGCGTCCGATGTGGTCCGTCACCACCTCGTGCAAAAGATTGTTGAAGCCTATGATGCCTACCGAAATCCAAGTGATGTCTGA
- a CDS encoding HIT family protein, which translates to MEHLHAYWRMEYVTQEKSPQDRRPFVDLPKSNDDKASLILSREKFSFILMNRYPYNAGHLLVLPYREVPDIEDLSPEERVCFFETTVKAKRLLKAALNPNGFNIGINLGEAGGAGIPKHLHQHVVPRWTGDTNFMPVVGSTRVLPQALETMWDHLKSVCETLD; encoded by the coding sequence ATGGAACACTTGCACGCCTACTGGAGAATGGAATACGTGACTCAGGAGAAGTCACCCCAAGATCGACGCCCCTTCGTCGATCTACCGAAGTCGAACGACGACAAGGCGTCGCTAATCTTGTCCCGAGAAAAGTTCAGTTTCATTCTAATGAATCGCTATCCTTACAACGCTGGGCATCTCCTTGTGCTTCCCTATCGGGAAGTCCCAGACATCGAGGACCTTTCTCCTGAAGAAAGGGTCTGCTTTTTCGAAACCACAGTGAAGGCAAAACGCCTCCTAAAAGCTGCTCTCAATCCGAACGGATTCAATATAGGCATCAATTTGGGCGAAGCAGGTGGAGCCGGCATTCCCAAGCATCTACATCAGCATGTCGTCCCCCGCTGGACAGGTGACACTAACTTTATGCCGGTTGTCGGTTCCACACGCGTCCTCCCCCAGGCCCTCGAGACGATGTGGGACCATTTAAAATCAGTTTGTGAAACGCTCGACTAA
- a CDS encoding 3-deoxy-D-manno-octulosonic acid transferase, whose amino-acid sequence MLFIWIYRLIFAPIALLLTPKYLLKMRRRGDYKGTLSMRLGIGIEDWPRTPGKRRVWMQAVSLGEILVIEGLLRKLVEDPKVELLLTTTTSSGYRLAKEKYSEICDRIYYFPLDFWPFVRKFWKRLRPDLVICAETELWPEHMQQAANAGVPMVLVNGRLSDRSFKYARKLKWAYGRHMLLLSKVIAISKGDSSRFIAMGVPSDRVLVSGNLKLDVSIDEILDEDQKRELRVSLGLGDGFVLLGSSTWPGEEETLLSIFRDLRERLPECKLLLVPRHVERRSEIRTMLEQNASDLTCRFKSESDTFAPLDILVADTNGELRVLTQLSDLAFIGKSLPPCREGQTPIECGLLGVPMVFGSGMSNFKSVCEGMIKMGAAIQLSDVDSLREAIESLALDEAARQEMTQRQSKWAVASRGALARTFAAIEGFVRDGGPK is encoded by the coding sequence TTGTTGTTTATTTGGATTTATAGACTGATTTTTGCGCCCATCGCTCTCCTCCTAACGCCGAAGTATCTGCTCAAGATGAGAAGGCGTGGCGACTACAAGGGCACCTTGTCGATGCGTCTTGGAATTGGCATTGAAGATTGGCCCCGAACTCCCGGAAAGCGTAGAGTGTGGATGCAGGCGGTGAGCCTTGGGGAAATACTGGTGATAGAAGGTCTGTTGCGGAAATTGGTGGAAGATCCAAAAGTTGAATTGCTTCTGACGACCACGACAAGCTCGGGATACCGATTGGCGAAAGAAAAGTATTCAGAAATTTGTGATAGGATCTATTATTTCCCCTTGGACTTCTGGCCCTTTGTTCGCAAGTTTTGGAAGAGGTTACGCCCAGACTTGGTGATTTGCGCGGAGACAGAATTGTGGCCGGAGCATATGCAGCAAGCCGCAAACGCCGGAGTTCCAATGGTTCTAGTGAACGGCCGGCTTTCTGATCGATCGTTCAAGTACGCTAGAAAACTCAAATGGGCCTACGGTAGGCATATGCTGCTTTTAAGTAAGGTCATTGCTATTTCTAAGGGAGATTCAAGCCGGTTCATCGCCATGGGTGTCCCGTCTGATAGGGTTCTTGTATCGGGAAATTTAAAACTTGACGTATCCATCGATGAGATACTGGACGAGGATCAAAAGCGTGAATTGAGGGTATCACTAGGACTGGGGGATGGCTTTGTGCTTCTAGGTTCATCCACGTGGCCAGGTGAGGAGGAAACACTGTTGTCGATTTTTAGGGATTTACGCGAGCGTCTACCGGAATGTAAACTGCTACTGGTGCCACGGCACGTGGAAAGGCGTAGTGAGATTCGGACGATGCTTGAGCAAAACGCTTCCGACCTGACCTGCCGTTTCAAATCGGAGAGCGATACTTTTGCCCCATTGGACATTCTAGTGGCTGACACGAATGGAGAATTGCGGGTTTTGACCCAACTGTCGGATCTGGCTTTCATCGGTAAAAGTTTGCCTCCCTGCCGGGAAGGCCAAACCCCGATCGAGTGCGGGTTGCTTGGTGTTCCCATGGTTTTTGGATCGGGAATGAGCAACTTTAAAAGTGTTTGCGAAGGAATGATCAAGATGGGGGCGGCTATTCAGCTATCGGATGTAGATTCCCTTCGAGAAGCGATTGAATCACTTGCACTGGATGAGGCAGCCCGTCAGGAGATGACGCAACGACAGTCGAAATGGGCCGTAGCGAGCCGTGGCGCCCTAGCGAGGACGTTTGCAGCCATAGAGGGCTTCGTCCGAGACGGTGGCCCCAAATAG
- a CDS encoding ferredoxin — MADKEEKWADNAPGKFYVDEQCIDCDLCRETAPDFYTRNDDEAYSYVHNQPKTQEDIDLCMEALEGCPVEAIGDDGD; from the coding sequence ATGGCTGATAAAGAAGAGAAGTGGGCAGACAATGCACCAGGAAAATTCTACGTAGACGAGCAGTGTATTGATTGTGATCTCTGTCGCGAAACCGCGCCGGATTTCTACACACGCAATGACGACGAGGCGTACTCCTACGTACACAACCAGCCGAAAACACAGGAAGACATTGATCTTTGTATGGAAGCACTGGAAGGGTGCCCGGTTGAAGCGATCGGAGACGATGGAGACTAA
- a CDS encoding helix-hairpin-helix domain-containing protein, translating to MSVSATQISGIGRSAARALRAKGFGSVEKIAASDVRFPERGSRIWPHSGQGDDCRGEKVDCRDHEVSKNS from the coding sequence ATGTCTGTTTCAGCCACTCAAATCTCCGGGATTGGCCGCTCTGCAGCTAGGGCCCTCAGAGCCAAAGGCTTTGGTTCAGTAGAGAAGATCGCTGCGAGCGATGTCAGGTTCCCTGAGCGAGGTAGTCGGATTTGGCCCCATTCGGGCCAAGGCGACGATTGCCGCGGCGAAAAAGTTGACTGTAGAGACCACGAAGTCAGCAAAAACAGCTGA
- a CDS encoding DUF1592 domain-containing protein encodes MNALHQGAIEVGRIAILLAALTATAVSLPASQDFDALVTPFVEAHCVKCHGEKKQKGDIRLDILDRDFSQGENAILWQDVSDVLITGDMPPEEEVRPPMGDVSQIIKAIDTELRSAAASMNERGRIAIRRLSHSALDSTVKDLLGIDLLLSQNLPADPDLEGFNSLAVTLDANPEMVLKLQNNANTIAKLAIASGEDVREKRSYSIGTIGHGHNVEERREFVTTSSSRDRKHTMWPKDFFVPQDGLYRIRVDGFARDYRTDLEEQGIEYTYLRENYEQSLKKRDRKPNDEPRLVSIIAIQASEARHMDAASVPGRRVGYFYIGNEMDSQYVDVRLNKGENIMVHYAAAAILNQSPIAVVEGEERLVADLLHVKSITVSGPEIESWPPPARQQLLGASNTVPDNLEERIGDFLFRAFRRPVPENTLQKFNLLYQTGLDQGLTEEESMGNVIEGVLTSPRFLFNYDKGDGEDVWALASRLSYFLWNSMPDNTLMQLAVNGQLQKPRVLRKQTARMLKDPKAQRFIQDFTAQWLGLKDIELMRPDPKLYEDYDPLLEALMRQESETFFQEVLEKNLPITSFLDSDFITINERLANHYQIEGVDGSEFRRVALPKDNPRGGLLGQASILKITSNGTRTSPVVRGVWILENILGDPPSPPPADVMPIEPDVRGTKTIFDMLSRHREIETCADCHRSIDPWGFGLEHFDAIGVYRSQYRNGQSVYAKGSVPNGSFDGIADMKRVLLNRSDQFARALTEKLFTYALGHPLSFQERLIADDIAKANSQKGGGFKDLIIAICESPLFRGEIQSTQVAQN; translated from the coding sequence ATGAACGCACTTCATCAAGGAGCTATAGAGGTAGGGAGAATCGCCATCCTGCTGGCTGCCCTAACTGCAACGGCCGTCTCCCTCCCCGCCTCCCAAGACTTCGACGCGCTTGTAACGCCTTTCGTCGAAGCGCACTGCGTAAAATGCCATGGGGAGAAGAAGCAGAAGGGAGATATACGACTCGACATCTTGGACCGCGACTTTTCTCAAGGAGAAAATGCGATTCTTTGGCAGGACGTATCCGATGTGCTGATAACGGGCGACATGCCACCTGAAGAAGAGGTCCGCCCACCGATGGGCGACGTGTCGCAAATCATCAAGGCGATAGATACAGAACTTCGATCTGCCGCCGCCTCCATGAACGAGAGGGGCCGTATCGCCATTCGCCGACTCAGCCACTCGGCTTTGGACAGTACCGTAAAGGATTTGCTGGGGATCGATCTGCTCCTATCTCAGAACCTTCCTGCCGATCCAGATCTGGAAGGATTCAACAGTCTTGCCGTCACGCTCGATGCCAATCCTGAAATGGTCCTGAAACTCCAGAATAACGCCAATACGATTGCTAAACTGGCCATCGCCAGTGGAGAAGATGTTCGCGAAAAACGGTCCTACTCCATCGGGACCATAGGGCACGGGCACAATGTGGAAGAGCGTCGTGAATTTGTGACCACATCGTCGAGTCGCGACCGGAAGCATACGATGTGGCCAAAAGATTTCTTCGTCCCTCAAGACGGGCTCTATCGGATACGAGTTGATGGCTTTGCTCGCGACTACCGAACTGACCTCGAAGAACAAGGAATCGAGTACACTTACTTGAGAGAAAACTACGAACAGAGTCTGAAGAAGCGGGACCGGAAGCCCAACGACGAACCTCGCCTCGTTTCCATTATAGCCATACAAGCCTCAGAAGCACGGCACATGGATGCTGCTTCCGTTCCCGGACGGCGCGTGGGCTATTTCTATATTGGAAACGAAATGGATTCCCAGTACGTGGATGTTCGTCTCAACAAGGGCGAAAACATTATGGTTCACTACGCGGCGGCGGCGATCCTAAACCAATCGCCCATAGCGGTCGTCGAGGGTGAGGAACGGCTCGTGGCGGATCTGCTTCACGTCAAGTCGATCACGGTTTCTGGACCCGAAATCGAATCCTGGCCCCCGCCTGCCCGTCAGCAGCTGCTCGGTGCCTCAAATACAGTTCCCGACAATTTAGAGGAACGTATTGGAGATTTCCTTTTTCGAGCGTTCCGCCGACCTGTACCGGAAAATACCCTACAAAAATTCAATCTGCTTTATCAAACCGGCCTCGATCAAGGCCTCACAGAAGAGGAATCGATGGGCAATGTCATCGAAGGAGTGCTCACCTCGCCGCGTTTCCTGTTCAACTACGACAAAGGCGACGGAGAGGATGTCTGGGCTCTGGCCAGCCGCCTATCTTATTTTCTGTGGAATTCGATGCCTGACAACACGCTCATGCAACTCGCGGTAAACGGCCAATTGCAGAAACCTAGAGTTCTTCGCAAGCAGACGGCTCGGATGCTAAAGGATCCGAAGGCGCAACGCTTTATCCAAGACTTCACCGCTCAATGGCTCGGACTCAAGGACATTGAGCTCATGCGACCCGACCCGAAGCTCTACGAAGACTACGATCCGCTTCTTGAGGCCCTAATGCGCCAAGAGAGCGAAACCTTTTTCCAAGAAGTGCTTGAAAAGAATCTGCCCATCACCTCCTTTCTCGATTCGGATTTCATCACCATAAACGAACGCCTAGCCAATCACTACCAAATCGAAGGAGTAGATGGGAGCGAGTTTCGCAGGGTCGCACTTCCAAAAGACAATCCACGGGGCGGCTTGCTGGGTCAAGCCAGCATCTTGAAAATCACGTCTAATGGCACCCGTACCTCGCCCGTCGTACGCGGCGTGTGGATACTGGAGAATATTCTCGGCGACCCCCCTTCCCCTCCCCCTGCCGATGTGATGCCCATAGAACCCGATGTGCGCGGGACCAAGACGATCTTCGACATGCTTTCCAGGCACCGGGAAATTGAGACCTGCGCCGACTGCCATCGCAGCATTGATCCGTGGGGATTCGGACTAGAGCATTTCGACGCCATTGGGGTCTACCGCTCGCAATACCGCAATGGCCAGTCCGTCTACGCCAAAGGCTCCGTACCAAACGGTTCCTTCGATGGAATTGCGGATATGAAAAGAGTTCTCCTGAACCGCTCCGACCAATTTGCTCGCGCCCTGACCGAAAAGCTCTTCACCTACGCTCTCGGGCACCCACTCTCGTTTCAAGAAAGACTGATAGCCGACGACATCGCCAAAGCGAATAGCCAGAAAGGCGGCGGCTTCAAAGACTTGATTATCGCCATTTGTGAAAGCCCGCTATTTCGAGGTGAAATCCAGTCCACGCAGGTCGCCCAGAATTGA
- a CDS encoding DUF1552 domain-containing protein, translating to MKRAIEINRRQFLCGTGGLMALPFLSSLPLSIATTHPIAKARKRLVCVGTFLGMYPGEWHPNQNGNRTPRLLEPLMPHRKDFTVVSGVDHGINGGHKGTPSFLSGVYQPEYIGESIMVRNQITLDQLAAKHLSRDSRYHSLQLGASEGKPSQTLSWDENGVPLLPEPDPINVFQKLFVNDLNPKEASRAMTFKRSILDIVADDARALQNEIGYEDREKVDAYFTSIRDVEKRIERQQQWINTPKPGVPPLMERPTTFHENLDLMYELTALALQHDSTRVASIELPAGGLPITLGGEQLSGYHGQSHHGKDPEVVEELVKIEQMHTRSLSKFLSRLKEIDDGGATLFDRTQVLFGSGLGNGSSHSNRNLPLLVAGGDLKHSGKDLVFEEGNTPMANVFVTMLQSLGIETENFAHSTGNINNELA from the coding sequence ATGAAAAGAGCCATTGAAATTAATCGCAGGCAGTTCCTTTGCGGAACCGGGGGGCTGATGGCTCTGCCGTTTTTAAGCTCACTTCCTCTTTCAATCGCGACGACCCATCCCATCGCCAAGGCGCGTAAACGCCTCGTCTGCGTCGGTACCTTTTTGGGCATGTACCCAGGCGAGTGGCATCCCAACCAGAATGGCAACCGCACACCCCGCCTACTGGAGCCACTAATGCCTCACCGCAAAGACTTTACGGTCGTTTCAGGCGTCGATCACGGAATCAATGGCGGCCACAAGGGCACACCTTCCTTTCTCTCAGGGGTCTACCAGCCAGAGTACATTGGCGAGTCGATCATGGTTCGCAACCAGATCACGCTGGACCAGCTCGCCGCGAAGCATCTCAGCCGCGATAGCCGGTACCATTCGCTCCAGCTCGGAGCATCCGAGGGCAAGCCCAGCCAAACCCTCTCCTGGGATGAAAACGGCGTTCCGCTGCTCCCCGAGCCGGATCCCATCAACGTTTTCCAGAAGCTTTTCGTAAACGACTTGAATCCCAAGGAGGCCAGCCGGGCCATGACCTTCAAACGGAGCATCCTCGATATCGTGGCCGACGACGCCCGAGCTCTTCAGAACGAAATCGGCTACGAAGACCGCGAAAAGGTCGACGCCTACTTCACTTCGATCCGAGACGTAGAAAAGCGCATTGAACGGCAGCAGCAATGGATCAACACGCCAAAACCAGGCGTGCCGCCATTAATGGAGCGTCCCACGACCTTTCACGAAAATTTGGACCTCATGTACGAGCTGACCGCACTCGCTCTGCAGCACGATTCCACCCGTGTCGCCTCGATCGAGCTTCCTGCCGGCGGATTGCCTATCACTTTAGGCGGCGAACAGCTTTCCGGATACCATGGCCAATCGCATCACGGTAAAGATCCGGAGGTCGTGGAGGAACTCGTCAAAATTGAGCAGATGCATACACGCTCGCTTTCGAAATTCTTATCCAGACTGAAGGAAATCGATGACGGGGGCGCCACTTTGTTCGACCGGACCCAAGTCCTCTTCGGTAGCGGCCTGGGCAATGGTAGCTCCCACTCCAATCGCAATCTCCCCTTACTCGTCGCGGGTGGCGATCTCAAACACTCCGGAAAAGACCTCGTTTTCGAAGAGGGAAATACGCCCATGGCCAACGTATTCGTGACGATGCTACAGTCTCTCGGTATCGAAACCGAGAATTTCGCCCATAGCACTGGCAACATCAACAACGAGTTGGCCTAA